A genomic window from Triticum aestivum cultivar Chinese Spring unplaced genomic scaffold, IWGSC CS RefSeq v2.1 scaffold19435-4, whole genome shotgun sequence includes:
- the LOC123172991 gene encoding disease resistance protein RGA5 isoform X3 translates to MEHLRELKEEVEIMEEEESPEVHKNVFLSDPTPPTSDVLIRSRGRSKVRETGATISASLGAMRPLIGKLDMLLLRDAPQKCCSKRIKDRMRLLKDDVQKISSYVDELSEVEDPPPMAMCWMNEARDLSYDMEDYVDSLLFVPPEDPSLFANNIKATRSLRKWFSRVKTSQTQVISAGTLSEFRRYVQEAIQRHQRYNLHSCRTLRRRFVSHGPMILPRPYEETADIVIDGRMNEFINSLATDGDQQLKVLSVLGSACLGKTTLARVLYNRFRKQYNCRAFIRVSKKPDTKKIFCDMLSQLKRQHPLQHCREIDLIHDIKQYLQDKRYLIIIDDVWAASVWDTINHVFPKGNHGSRIITTTQIEDVALTCCCYQSEYVFEMKHLDDDHSRKLFFNRLFCSERDCPEQFKDVLDEIVETCDGLPLATVSIASVLASQPVMSIDLLTYIHRSLSSCFSASERTRQALNLSFNSLPQYLKTCLLYLSMYPEGYTILKDDLVKQWVAEGLIYTTEGQDILKDAESYLDQLIGRRFIQPICVNYNNEVLSCAVHGMVHDLIAHKSAEENFIVAIDYSQKNVPLSQKVRRLSLLFGNAKYAKIPANITKAQVRSLGFFGLLESMPCITEFKLLRVLNLQLFRHAGDDDGPVDLTGISEMFQLRYLKIAGNVCIKLPNHVLQCLEILDIADARVACVPRDIHLPNLLHLGLPVDKNLLDWINSRMSLSVERVRKLQDLHLTRSSALSSDHLNRSMSSILSLLGGHGNLKTLVVAHGSSAKNARGASDVTLSLDLLAPPLLQRFEFSPHSHIMFSRIPLWIEKHGNLRILKIAVRELQMSCVDILRGSPALTALSLYVEKAPYDKIIFDKAGFSILKYFKLRFTSDIAWIKFEKGAMPNLWKLKIVFNAIPSFEKDGTALISIEHMPGLKEISTKFGGEAPDLEYALRTLVSNHPTNPIINMPSNKTLGGEQPHRNLEEESDEILKEDPYGNLEQESDEILEEQEPDEYDERLERRQADKRYYKCSLISRSSDPSSRLHVPVPVGASEMGSEPDVEIPAAPTTNDNTMLSVNLEAFAKENYPSTNLESSVKEMERVAGLEDHQMEDSTQKKQSKDEADEDSSIHSPRRGSPTPPLLLKKPGKIALPSHESTMGRFLWAPAWDRDRMQIGMFKDGDGNLLVNKDGLRITPQTEEGEAPPIEPLDNHQLSIHDLEAIKVIGKGSSGTVQLVRQKWTGQFFALKVIQLNIQESIRKQLAQELKLSLSTQCQYVVTCYQCFYVNGVISIALEYMDGGSLADFLMTARTVPEAYLAAICKQVLKGLMYLHHEKRVIHRDLKPSNILINHRGEVKISDFGVSAIISSSSAQRDTFTGTFNYMAPERISGQKHGYMSDIWSLGLVMLECATGNFPYPPRGSFYELLEDVVDQPSPSAPSDQFSPEFCSFISACMQKEATNRSSAQILSAHPFLSMYDDLNVDLAVYFRTAGSPLVTFKNK, encoded by the exons ATGGAGCACCTGCGAGAGctcaaggaggaggtggagatcaTGGAAGAGGAGGAATCTCCTGAGGTGCACAAGAACGTCTTCCTCTCAGATCCAACTCCTCCTACCAGTG ATGTTTTGATCCGAAGCAGAGGCAGAAGCAAAGTCAGGGAGACGGGGGCCACGATCAGTGCTTCGTTGGGCGCCATGAGACCCCTTATTGGGAAGTTGGACATGCTTCTCCTTAGGGATGCTCCTCAGAAATGCTGCTCCAAGAGGATCAAGGACAGGATGCGCCTCCTCAAAGATGACGTTCAAAAGATAAGTTCCTACGTTGATGAACTATCAGAGGTGGAAGACCCTCCGCCAATGGCCATGTGCTGGATGAATGAGGCACGCGACCTGTCTTACGACATGGAGGATTACGTCGACAGCTTATTATTTGTGCCGCCTGAAGATCCCTCCCTTTTTGCCAACAACATCAAGGCCACCAGATCCCTCCGCAAATGGTTCAGTCGTGTCAAGACTTCCCAGACTCAGGTTATTAGTGCGGGAACATTATCAGAATTCAGGAGGTATGTCCAGGAGGCCATTCAACGGCACCAGAGGTATAATCTCCATTCTTGCAGAACCTTGAGGCGTAGGTTTGTGTCCCATGGCCCTATGATTCTTCCAAGGCCATATGAAGAAACTGCAGACATAGTAATCGATGGCCGGATGAATGAATTTATCAACTCACTGGCTACCGATGGGGACCAGCAGCTCAAGGTGCTTTCTGTTCTTGGATCTGCTTGTCTTGGTAAAACCACACTTGCTAGAGTGTTGTACAACAGATTTAGGAAGCAATACAATTGCCGAGCTTTCATTCGAGTATCCAAGAAGCCTGATACGAAGAAAATATTCTGTGACATGCTCTCACAACTCAAGCGGCAACATCCTCTGCAACATTGTAGGGAAATTGATCTCATTCACGATATCAAGCAATATCTACAGGATAAAAG GTATttaattattattgatgatgtatGGGCTGCATCAGTATGGGATACTATTAATCATGTTTTTCCAAAGGGTAATCATGGCAGTAGAATAATAACAACTACACAGATCGAAGATGTTGCATTAACATGTTGCTGCTATCAGTCAGAGTATGTTTTTGAGATGAAACACCTAGATGATGATCATTCTAGAAAGCTTTTCTTTAACAGACTATTTtgctctgaaagagattgtcctgaACAGTTCAAAGATGTTCTAGATGAAATTGTTGAAACATGTGATGGTTTGCCGTTAGCCACAGTTAGCATAGCAAGTGTTTTAGCAAGCCAGCCTGTCATGTCAATTGATCTTTTGACATACATCCATCGGTCGCTAAGCTCTTGTTTCTCGGCATCAGAAAGAACTAGACAAGCACTGAATCTGAGCTTTAACAGTCTTCCTCAATATTTGAAGACATGTTTGCTTTATCTTAGTATGTATCCAGAGGGCTACACAATCTTGAAGGATGATTTGGTGAAGCAATGGGTGGCTGAAGGTTTGATCTATACAACAGAAGGGCAAGACATCTTGAAAGATGCAGAGAGCTATCTCGATCAACTTATTGGTAGAAGATTCATCCAACCGATATGTGTCAACTACAACAATGAGGTGTTATCCTGTGCAGTGCATGGCATGGTACATGATCTTATTGCACACAAATCCGCAGAAGAGAATTTCATTGTGGCAATAGACTACAGCCAAAAGAATGTGCCACTCTCTCAAAAGGTCCGTCGACTATCTCTCCTCTTTGGTAATGCAAAATATGCCAAGATACCAGCAAACATCACAAAGGCACAAGTTCGGTCACTTGGATTTTTTGGATTACTCGAGTCTATGCCTTGTATTACAGAGTTCAAGCTTCTTCGTGTCCTGAACCTTCAACTGTTCCGTCATGCTGGCGATGACGATGGCCCTGTAGACCTCACTGGAATTTCAGAAATGTTTCAACTGAGATATTTGAAGATTGCAGGTAATGTCTGCATAAAACTGCCAAACCATGTGCTACAATGTTTGGAAATACTGGATATTGCGGATGCAAGAGTTGCTTGTGTTCCACGAGATATCCATTTACCAAACTTGTTACACCTTGGTCTTCCTGTTGATAAAAATCTGCTGGATTGGATTAACAGCAGGATGTCTCTCAGTGTGGAGAGAGTACGGAAGCTGCAGGATCTTCacctgaccagatcttctgcactTTCTTCTGACCATCTGAATAGAAGCATGAGTTCTATTTTATCTTTACTTGGAGGACATGGCAACCTGAAAACTTTAGTAGTGGCTCATGGCTCATCGGCTAAAAATGCTCGTGGCGCTTCAGATGTCACCCTGTCATTGGATCTCCTGGCACCCCCACTTCTCCAGAGATTTGAATTCTCGCCACATAGCCATATCATGTTCTCGCGAATTCCTCTGTGGATTGAGAAACATGGCAACCTAAGAATTTTGAAGATTGCAGTGAGGGAACTGCAGATGAGTTGTGTTGATATCCTTAGAGGATCGCCTGCCCTCACTGCTCTCTCTCTGTATGTGGAGAAGGCGCCCTACGACAAGATCATCTTTGACAAGGCTGGGTTCTCAATTCTCAAGTACTTCAAGTTGAGGTTCACGAGTGACATAGCTTGGATAAAATTTGAGAAAGGTGCAATGCCTAATCTCTGGAAGCTCAAGATAGTTTTCAATGCCATCCCCTCTTTTGAAAAAGATGGTACTGCACTCATCAGCATCGAGCATATGCCAGGCCTTAAAGAGATCTCCACAAAATTTGGGGGTGAAGCTCCTGATCTAGAGTATGCCTTGAGGACCTTGGTTAGTAATCATCCGACCAATCCTATAATTAACATGCCATCAAATAAGACTCTGGGGGGAGAACAACCACATAGGAATCTGGAGGAAGAATCAGATGAGATTCTGAAGGAAGATCCATATGGGAATCTGGAGCAAGAATCGGATGAAATTCTGGAGGAACAAGAGCCAGATGAATACGATGAGAGATTAGAGAGGCGACAGGCTGATAAAAGGTACTACAAATGTTCCTT GATTTCAAGGTCATCAGATCCATCTTCGCGTCTACATGTTCCAG TACCAGTTGGTGCTTCTGAGATGGGAAGTGAGCCTGATGTGGAAATCCCTGCGGCACCAACTACTAATGATAATACGATGTTGTCAGTCAATCTCGAAGCATTTGCTAAGGAAAATTATCCGAGCACTAACTTGGAAAGTTCTGTAAAGGAGATGGAAAGAGTGGCAGGTTTAGAGGATCATCAGATGGAAGATAGCACACAG AAAAAGCAGAGCAAAGATGAGGCGGACGAAGACTCATCCATCCACTCACCCCGGCGAGGGAGCCCTACACCGCCGTTACTGTTGAAGAAGCCGGGCAAGATCGCTCTCCCCTCCCACGAGTCCACCATGGGCAGATTCCT CTGGGCTCCAGCGTGGGACAGGGACAGGATGCAGATCGGGATGTTCAAGGACGGCGACGGCAACCTGCTCGTCAACAAGGACGGCCTCCGCATCACCCCGCAGACCGAGGAAGGCGAG GCTCCTCCTATAGAGCCGTTAGATAACCATCAGTTGAGCATACATGATCTGGAAGCAATCAAAGTGATTGGGAAAGGTAGTAGTGGAACCGTGCAATTGGTGCGCCAGAAATGGACTGGCCAGTTTTTTGCTCTCAAG gttatacAACTCAATATTCAGGAAAGCATACGCAAGCAACTTGCCCAGGAGTTGAAATTAAGTTTGTCAACACAGTGCCAATATGTTGTCACATGCTATCAGTGTTTCTATGTCAATGGTGTTATTTCTATTGCTTTGGAGTATATGGATGGAGGCTCTCTGGCTGATTTCCTGATGACTGCTAGAACCGTTCCAGAGGCCTACCTTGCTGCAATTTGTAAGCAG GTGTTGAAAGGACTGATGTACTTGCATCATGAGAAGCGCGTTATACACCGAGATCTGAAACCATCGAATATACTAATAAATCATAGGGGTGAAGTAAAGATATCAGATTTTGGTGTTAGTGCCATCATTTCTAGTTCTTCTGCACAGCGAGATACATTTACTGGCACATTTAACTACATGGCG CCGGAAAGAATCAGTGGGCAGAAACATGGTTACATGAGTGATATATGGAGCTTGGGCCTAGTTATGCTGGAATGTGCCACTGGCAATTTCCCATATCCTCCTCGTGGTAGCTTTTATGAACTTCTTGAAGATGTTGTCGACCAACCATCACCTTCTGCACCATCAGACCAGTTTTCACCAGAGTTCTGTTCATTCATTTCTGCGTG TATGCAAAAAGAGGCCACAAATAGATCATCTGCACAAATCCTATCA GCTCATCCATTCCTCAGCATGTACGACGACCTGAATGTTGATCTTGCTGTCTACTTCAGGACTGCGGGATCTCCACTTGTCACCTTCAA GAATAAGTGA